In a single window of the Nitrospira sp. genome:
- a CDS encoding aminoacyl-tRNA hydrolase, with protein MREQDCVILHDDINLQPGIVRNRMSGSSGGHKGVQSIIAAFQSEDIRRVKVGVGQPTNGIPVTRYVLISFASPQRLIIEKACHTAAARVLEMVKRHSVERSMTL; from the coding sequence TTGAGAGAGCAGGACTGTGTAATCCTTCATGATGATATCAATCTCCAACCTGGGATCGTGCGCAATCGTATGAGTGGTAGCTCCGGAGGGCACAAGGGCGTTCAGTCGATCATTGCCGCGTTTCAAAGTGAGGATATCCGTCGAGTCAAGGTTGGCGTTGGGCAGCCGACTAATGGCATACCGGTGACGAGATATGTCTTGATTTCCTTTGCAAGCCCCCAGCGACTCATAATTGAGAAAGCTTGTCACACTGCAGCTGCCCGCGTCCTCGAAATGGTCAAGAGACACTCAGTGGAGAGAAGTATGACTCTCTGA